Proteins from one Terriglobales bacterium genomic window:
- a CDS encoding class I SAM-dependent methyltransferase, whose product MSKHVAAVLSLDQRPPCPLCFAASRPRFRLAHGQTFKCASDGCGLEFVWPQMSDAELSAAYTDLYYPQSGHSPHLENTPDEDAVIFVEHIARHCRTLKGTHVLDYGCGRGTLLKACHGQGASVAGIEMDDVARQQAQQLGAPVFSNLAELREAQVPLFDCVILSTVVEHLRQPWEELADIRTVMKMDGVIVVTAPNTDCLKSRLRRARWDQRTNPTHLFHFNDRSLTAVLVRAGFHSVCPLPPILTYSTHGFWRRSLQRALGAFGLQGGLLHAASPIPIPPK is encoded by the coding sequence ATGAGTAAGCACGTCGCGGCCGTTTTATCACTGGATCAGAGACCGCCATGTCCGCTGTGTTTTGCCGCGAGTCGCCCGCGCTTTCGGCTCGCTCATGGCCAGACGTTCAAGTGCGCCTCAGACGGATGTGGACTCGAATTCGTCTGGCCCCAAATGAGCGACGCTGAGCTGAGCGCCGCGTACACCGATCTTTACTACCCGCAAAGCGGGCACTCTCCCCATCTGGAAAACACGCCCGACGAGGATGCGGTGATTTTTGTAGAACACATTGCGAGACACTGTCGCACGCTCAAGGGGACGCACGTCCTCGATTACGGCTGCGGACGCGGTACGCTGCTCAAAGCGTGCCACGGACAGGGCGCCAGCGTGGCGGGCATTGAGATGGACGACGTGGCCCGTCAGCAGGCACAGCAGCTCGGTGCGCCAGTGTTTTCGAACCTTGCCGAGCTGCGCGAAGCCCAGGTGCCGTTGTTCGATTGCGTCATCCTCAGTACCGTGGTGGAGCACCTGCGACAGCCTTGGGAGGAGCTGGCAGACATCCGAACAGTCATGAAGATGGACGGCGTGATCGTGGTGACAGCGCCGAACACCGACTGCCTCAAGTCGCGCTTGCGTCGGGCGCGATGGGACCAGCGCACAAACCCGACGCACTTGTTTCACTTCAACGATCGCTCGCTGACTGCCGTGCTCGTGCGGGCCGGTTTTCATTCGGTGTGTCCCCTCCCACCAATCCTCACCTACAGCACTCATGGGTTCTGGCGACGCAGCCTGCAGCGCGCGCTGGGCGCGTTCGGTTTGCAGGGAGGGCTGCTGCACGCGGCCTCCCCAATCCCGATTCCGCCAAAATAG
- a CDS encoding class I SAM-dependent methyltransferase, protein MAPAAICLPPQKDRSGFLRVLRAHIRSGKLATVGNVLAVGASNEDAAVLRAAGFDHITLSNFGGGIEWERMAVVAAEYPTLRLDAEQMELPDGSFDVVFAHEMIHHCRSPHRAVCEMLRVSRRYVVFMEPNDCLLMRLLTRLKLSYPFEIAVVIDQGYATGGVRNSNIPNFIFRWDAHEVWKTVSAFLPEESVRVHAYPYWELNASERDLDLRKGTRLKLVAACLGGMRNFVRLLHLGPALLNTLPFVRRQGNKFFCVLEKTGELREWLLREPDTGNIVFNRQY, encoded by the coding sequence GTGGCCCCGGCGGCGATTTGCCTTCCGCCGCAAAAGGACAGGTCCGGCTTTCTCAGGGTCCTGCGCGCGCACATTCGCTCAGGCAAGCTTGCAACGGTTGGCAATGTCCTTGCCGTTGGCGCCAGTAATGAGGACGCAGCGGTACTTCGCGCGGCCGGCTTCGACCATATCACGCTGTCGAACTTTGGTGGCGGCATCGAATGGGAGCGCATGGCCGTCGTGGCGGCTGAGTACCCGACACTTCGCCTCGACGCGGAGCAGATGGAGCTGCCGGATGGCTCGTTTGACGTCGTCTTCGCGCATGAGATGATCCACCACTGCCGTTCGCCGCATCGGGCGGTGTGCGAGATGCTGCGGGTGAGCCGACGGTATGTGGTTTTCATGGAACCGAACGACTGCTTGCTCATGCGACTCCTGACGCGACTCAAGCTTTCGTACCCGTTCGAGATTGCCGTGGTTATTGACCAAGGTTACGCTACCGGTGGCGTGCGCAATTCGAACATCCCCAACTTCATCTTCCGATGGGACGCCCATGAGGTCTGGAAAACAGTGTCGGCGTTTCTCCCGGAAGAAAGCGTACGTGTGCACGCTTATCCATATTGGGAGCTGAATGCCAGCGAGCGTGACTTGGACTTACGCAAGGGAACACGGCTGAAGCTGGTGGCGGCCTGCCTAGGTGGCATGCGTAACTTCGTGCGCCTGTTGCACCTGGGTCCTGCGCTGCTGAACACACTTCCATTCGTTCGCCGGCAAGGGAACAAATTCTTCTGCGTGCTGGAAAAGACGGGCGAGCTGCGCGAGTGGCTATTGCGCGAGCCCGATACCGGCAACATCGTCTTCAACCGCCAGTATTGA
- a CDS encoding flippase gives MSTHSVAEGVSVAPASAAASSATATRRALGNSVFLAAYYIGDAAMLFGINVLLARHLGVIEYGRVALALSYGLLISALDPGFGFAVTKFVARDPRGENPWVRQSISLRLTLTAGLLLLGLVPLPFSAYLRQNAFFIMIVGGSEVLRSITTACCAVFRGFQSMGWEALVVATERTTLLGGAAWLLHTGHGTRAIGFMFLAARLVSLLLALAIVGWKSGSSIRFEPWPPLAGTLLWEAYPLSLMSLSARINLYLPPFLLGLLSGEAAAGTFQAAGKIIMLPYLICDVIGGGMFPAMSAAYRDSAQIRKLYRYGVRLLWHCLLPCSLMTLLFPQAIVRVVFGEQYMGAARLLQLMTPFYVFQAVVTMSYNLLTAINHQKTAMRLWMTSVLLNATLAPLLVKLYGVDGAALSLSVTNAVIAAGYWWSTAKRDLLFFTSRRDLWQWPGFLVTLVPLYWISLRWPVHGWMQLLVAATACVVLYSAVLALTGGLLPEEMRLLSSLPSRWSRRRTL, from the coding sequence ATGAGCACACACAGCGTGGCTGAGGGGGTGAGCGTCGCGCCAGCGTCTGCCGCGGCTTCCTCGGCAACGGCCACGCGAAGGGCGCTGGGCAACTCCGTTTTTCTCGCCGCCTACTACATCGGCGACGCGGCCATGCTGTTCGGGATCAACGTGCTGCTGGCCCGGCACCTCGGCGTGATCGAGTACGGACGCGTCGCTCTTGCTCTCAGCTATGGGCTGCTGATTTCGGCCCTCGACCCGGGCTTCGGTTTTGCCGTTACGAAGTTTGTCGCCCGCGATCCGCGCGGCGAAAACCCGTGGGTCCGCCAGAGCATCTCTCTGCGACTTACCTTGACGGCTGGGTTGCTGCTGCTTGGGTTGGTGCCGCTGCCGTTCAGCGCCTACCTGCGGCAGAACGCGTTCTTCATCATGATCGTGGGCGGCTCGGAGGTGCTGCGCAGCATCACCACGGCCTGTTGCGCGGTGTTCCGCGGTTTTCAATCGATGGGCTGGGAAGCCCTGGTCGTCGCGACAGAACGAACCACATTGCTCGGCGGAGCGGCATGGCTGCTTCACACCGGCCATGGCACGAGGGCGATCGGGTTCATGTTTCTGGCGGCGCGTCTGGTCTCGCTCCTGCTTGCGCTGGCGATCGTCGGCTGGAAGAGTGGCTCCTCCATCCGGTTCGAGCCCTGGCCTCCGCTGGCCGGCACGCTTCTGTGGGAAGCCTATCCGCTCTCGCTGATGTCGCTCAGCGCGCGCATCAATCTCTACTTACCGCCATTCCTGCTGGGGCTGCTGTCCGGCGAGGCGGCTGCGGGAACGTTCCAGGCTGCCGGCAAGATCATCATGCTGCCGTACCTGATCTGCGACGTCATAGGGGGCGGCATGTTTCCCGCCATGAGCGCGGCGTATCGTGATTCGGCGCAGATCCGCAAGCTATATCGTTACGGCGTCCGGCTGTTGTGGCACTGCCTGCTGCCGTGTTCGCTGATGACGTTGCTGTTCCCGCAAGCCATCGTCCGTGTTGTTTTCGGCGAGCAGTACATGGGCGCGGCCAGGCTGCTGCAACTGATGACGCCGTTCTATGTTTTCCAGGCAGTCGTCACCATGAGCTACAACCTGCTCACCGCGATCAATCACCAGAAAACAGCCATGCGGCTTTGGATGACCAGTGTGCTGCTGAATGCCACTCTGGCGCCGCTCTTGGTGAAATTGTACGGCGTAGACGGCGCGGCGCTCAGCCTCAGCGTCACCAACGCGGTGATCGCCGCCGGCTACTGGTGGTCCACAGCGAAGCGCGATTTGCTGTTCTTCACGAGCCGGCGCGACTTGTGGCAGTGGCCCGGATTTCTGGTCACGCTCGTGCCGCTGTACTGGATCAGCCTGCGCTGGCCGGTCCATGGATGGATGCAGCTCCTGGTGGCGGCAACCGCTTGTGTGGTGCTGTACTCTGCCGTGCTCGCGTTGACGGGCGGCCTGCTTCCCGAGGAGATGCGGCTCCTTTCGAGCCTGCCGTCGCGATGGTCGCGGCGGCGTACCTTATGA
- a CDS encoding glycosyltransferase, which yields MHILLVHNTYIYPGGEDDVFAGEKALLEKHGHTTSTFVRDNREIETYSPLQRAVLGLRATWSPAAGRSIAQLLRDNRADVAHFHNTFPLISPSAYYACRDAGVRVVQSLHNPRLLCPGNTMFREGKLCLDCFGKSAPWPSVVHGCYHKSRAQSAAISLMIAAHHAIGTWNDAIDAYIVSTAFYRGQFIAAGLPEEKIHVKPHFVFEDPGVGTGTGTYALFAGRLAEEKGIATLASAWKQLRNIPLKVRGEGPLSDEMERAAAENSCIEMLPRLGRADYYNLVRGARFLVWPSIGYYETFGRVVIEAFACGVPVIASDLGACAELVTDGETGLHVKAGDAADLAKKVQWAWEHPREMQAMGKQARERYQQRYTPEQNYRELIAIYEHTQRG from the coding sequence GTGCACATTCTCCTCGTCCACAACACCTATATTTATCCCGGCGGCGAAGACGACGTCTTTGCCGGCGAGAAGGCGCTGCTCGAAAAGCACGGCCACACCACCAGCACGTTCGTCCGCGACAATCGCGAGATCGAAACCTACTCTCCGCTGCAGCGGGCGGTCCTGGGCCTGCGCGCGACCTGGTCGCCGGCCGCGGGGCGCAGCATTGCTCAGCTCCTGCGCGACAATCGTGCCGACGTGGCGCACTTCCACAACACCTTTCCCCTGATCTCGCCTTCCGCTTACTACGCCTGCCGCGACGCCGGCGTGCGTGTGGTCCAGTCTCTGCACAACCCGCGGCTCTTGTGCCCGGGTAACACGATGTTCAGAGAAGGAAAGCTCTGCCTGGATTGCTTCGGGAAATCGGCGCCGTGGCCGAGCGTGGTCCACGGTTGCTATCACAAGTCGCGCGCACAGAGCGCGGCCATCAGCCTGATGATCGCGGCCCACCACGCGATCGGCACGTGGAACGACGCGATCGACGCTTACATTGTCTCGACCGCGTTCTATCGCGGCCAGTTCATCGCCGCGGGTCTGCCGGAGGAGAAGATTCACGTCAAACCGCACTTCGTCTTCGAAGATCCTGGAGTAGGGACCGGCACGGGCACGTACGCCTTGTTCGCCGGCAGGCTTGCCGAAGAGAAGGGGATTGCTACGCTCGCCAGCGCCTGGAAGCAACTGCGCAACATCCCGCTGAAGGTCCGTGGTGAAGGGCCGTTGAGCGACGAGATGGAGCGCGCCGCAGCCGAGAATTCCTGTATCGAGATGTTGCCGCGCCTCGGGCGCGCCGACTACTACAACCTGGTGCGCGGCGCGCGTTTCTTGGTGTGGCCGTCCATCGGCTACTATGAAACCTTCGGTCGCGTTGTCATCGAAGCGTTCGCGTGCGGTGTGCCGGTGATTGCTTCCGATCTGGGCGCTTGCGCCGAACTGGTTACCGACGGCGAAACCGGACTGCACGTCAAGGCCGGCGATGCGGCCGATCTGGCGAAGAAAGTCCAGTGGGCCTGGGAGCATCCCCGCGAAATGCAAGCCATGGGAAAGCAGGCACGCGAGCGCTACCAGCAGCGATACACGCCTGAACAGAACTACCGCGAACTGATCGCCATCTATGAGCACACACAGCGTGGCTGA
- a CDS encoding NAD-dependent epimerase/dehydratase family protein produces the protein MKILVTGGAGFIASHVAEALMRAGHSIVIVDDLSTGRRENLPSGATFYELDICDQPALDAVIAAERPELIDHHAAQMDVRRSVREPLFDARVNIVAPLAMLEMAVKHGVKKIVYASTGGATYGDVKQVPVDESHPAEPICHYGVSKLTLERYLFLYRHLYGLDYTVLRYPNVYGPRQNPRGEAGVVSIFALQMLEGEQPTIYGDGSKTRDYVYVDDVVGANLAALDKGSGEIINLGWGKPVSDFDIFAAVRRATGYKGEPRYAPVRPGEVEHIALDASKAKRILGWEPTMPLQEGIDLSVNFIRAGYARSANQ, from the coding sequence ATGAAGATTCTCGTTACCGGGGGCGCCGGGTTTATCGCGTCGCATGTGGCCGAAGCACTGATGCGCGCCGGCCACAGCATCGTCATCGTTGACGACCTTTCCACCGGGCGCAGGGAAAACCTCCCGAGCGGCGCAACGTTCTACGAACTCGACATCTGCGATCAACCGGCCCTGGACGCTGTCATCGCCGCTGAAAGGCCGGAGCTCATCGACCATCACGCCGCGCAGATGGACGTCCGCCGTTCGGTGCGCGAGCCGCTCTTCGACGCGCGCGTCAACATCGTGGCGCCCCTCGCGATGCTGGAGATGGCGGTGAAACACGGCGTGAAGAAAATCGTCTATGCCTCGACCGGCGGCGCGACCTATGGCGACGTGAAGCAGGTTCCGGTGGACGAAAGCCATCCCGCCGAGCCCATCTGCCACTACGGCGTAAGCAAGCTCACGCTGGAGCGCTATCTCTTTCTGTATCGCCACCTTTACGGCCTCGACTACACCGTGTTGCGCTATCCGAATGTGTATGGACCGCGGCAGAATCCGCGCGGCGAAGCCGGCGTGGTGTCCATCTTTGCGCTGCAGATGCTGGAAGGCGAGCAGCCGACCATCTACGGCGACGGCAGCAAGACCCGCGACTACGTTTACGTGGACGACGTGGTGGGCGCGAACCTGGCGGCGCTCGACAAGGGCAGCGGCGAAATCATCAACCTGGGATGGGGCAAGCCGGTGTCGGACTTCGACATCTTCGCGGCCGTACGGCGCGCCACCGGCTACAAAGGTGAACCGCGCTACGCGCCCGTACGCCCCGGAGAAGTGGAGCACATCGCCCTCGACGCGTCCAAGGCAAAGCGCATTCTCGGCTGGGAACCGACCATGCCGCTGCAGGAAGGCATTGACCTCAGCGTGAACTTCATCCGGGCGGGCTATGCGCGTTCTGCAAATCAATAA